GGGGCGCCGTTGGTGGCCTTGCAGTGCGATCCGGTCAGGGTGCCGTCGTCGGCGAGGTTCACGGTGACGCAGGCGTAGGCCGGTACGGCGTCGGCGTGCGCTGATGATGGAGAGCTGAGCAGGCCGTAACAGAGCGCTGCGCCACACATTATGGAGAGGGTCTTCACAAGGGGTCCTTCCCGCCGAGCCGGCCATCGTGTCGAGAGGGAGAAAACCCTCGCTGACACACAGTGATAACATTCTTACCCTAAGTAGTCAATGCTGGTCGGGCCAGCTGCCGAGCGCGGCTGGGGCGGGCGCCCGTACCCTCCTGACAGAGGGGCGGAGGCGACACTTTCGAGCGGTTGAAACGTAGCGTCAGAATCCGCGGAAGATGCCCTCTTCGTCCATGGCGTCGGCGAAGTCCATGTTGCCGATCGAGAGGTTGGCCTCGATCGAGTACAGCTCGGTCGCGATGGCCCGCATCTGGCGTCCCCGCTCCACCCTCAGGCCACGGTTCAGATCGCCATCATCAACGACTGGCCGGCCGGCCTGCTTATGAAGGCCCTAGTCCGGGGAGTGTGGCGGCTTCGGCGCCGGCCGCCGCCGCCTCGTCGATGCGGTCGAGCTGCTGGAGGCAGGCACTCAGGGTGAGCAGGGCGTCGTGCAGGTCCTGCTCGGCTCCACGGACCTCCTTCCGCGAGGACTTCAGCTCCTCGCGTCGCCGCTTGAGCAGGTACGCCTCGGAGTAGCGGTGATCGTCGTCCCAGTCGTCCTCCGCCTCCAGCTCCCGGTGCCGCTCCTGATGAGCGCGCGCCCTGTCGCGGTAGAGCTGTACCGCTTCCTGGCCGGCGGTCAGCGCTGCTTCCGGCGCCCCCAGCGCGAGCAGGCGGACGCCGAGGGTGTGCCAGGCCCTTGCCTGGTAAGTGTCACGCTTACGGCGCCGCATCTTTCCCATCGCCTCGACGATGCACGCTTGCGCCCGTTCGGTCTGCCCGCTCCGGACGAGCCGTTCGCTGCACCGGTCCAGCGTCTGGAGAAACTCAACCGTCGAGTCGGCCTGCTGCCACCAAGCCGCCATGACCTCGGCACTCACCTCAGCGGCTTCGGCGACGCGGCCGACCTTGTCCAGGCGATCCGCATAGGCCGTCAACGCGTGGATGAGCTCGAAGCTCGCCGATGTGGCCCCAGCGCGCCGCAGCCGTCCGCGGATCTCGGTCACCGCCTCGGCCGCGGACTCCACCGCCTCCTGGTCGCGGCCGAGCCTGGCGAGGAGCAGCGTCCGCCAGTAGCGCGCACCCGGAGCCTCTGCCTGCGCAGATCGGTTGGTTTCCGACAGCCGCAGGAGCTCCTCGACAACCTCGAGTGTTTCCTCATACCGCTTGCACTCCATGAGGCTGCCGCGTAACGCGGCCAGGGCATGGACGATCCGGTCAGCGAACAAGCCCGCTTGGACGGCGGACAATGTCCGATAGACCGCCAGTTCTTCCCGGCGAGCCAGGCAGGAGAGATCGTCCCACCCCAGCTCGGTCAGCCACTTGGCGAGTTGGTCCAGCGACTCGGGTAAGGCGGTCGGCGTGGGCCACGTATCCGGGGATCGCCCACGCATCTGCCTGATCCGCTCGAGCTCGTCCGTCGCCCACCGCACGGTCTTGTCCGGCCGGACCACACCTCCGTAACGGACTGGATCCACTGGACGTTCGAGCATCGCAGGCTGAACCACTGCAGCGTCCAGCTCGTTCATTCCCCGTGTATACCACCTGCACGTGGTCGGCACGGTGGCAGGAACGGCCGGCTCCCGACCGTCATGGTGGGTGTGGCGGCCGGGAGCGCCCTGGGAGCGGTCGAGCCCGTGGTCGGCGGGCCCCACGCTCACCGGATCCCGTCGATGAGCTGCCGTTTCGTCCACTTCGGTGGCCTGCCCGGCTTCTTCCCCGCCGGCAGCAACGGCTCCAGCACCGCCCACTGAGCGGCAGTCAGATCACCACGACCCACTCAAAGATCATCTCAGTGGATCAACCGAGTGATCCACTTCTGAAACAGGCCCCTAGATGCTGCCCTTGCGTTCGATGACCAGAATGCGCGCCTCTGGTGCGGGGTGTGCGACGTGCTCGTCGCCAGGTTGGGCGTAGCAGATGCGGCCGGGAGTGAGCCGTTCGACATGCTCCTCACCGTCGCGCCGGTAGTGCATGTCGACGGCGCCGTCGAGAACGACGAAGACCTCGGGCCCATCGTTGATGTGCCAGACGTACGGCTGGTCCGTCCAGTGCAGCCGCACGGTCGCATCGTCGATCTCGGTGACGTCGAGGGCTCCCCAGGGGCGCTCGGCTGTGTAGGAGCGGGCGTCAAGGAAGATCACGAAAAGTCCTTTTCCTGGTTCGTCGCGCGCGGACCTGGCCAAGCGAGCCCGGCGCCTGAGCCACCAGGCTGCTTCATGTCGGCGCCCGCCACGAGGAGCAGGAATGCCGCAATACGTAAGGATGCTGCCATGCCTTCGCACACCGTTATCAACGTTGGTCGGCAACCACACGGTCACGTCCTCGGCCGTCCGCGGTAGGTGCGGCGGTAGGCCGTCGGTGTGGTCGACGCATCGCGGGACAGGTGCAGCCGCAGGTTCGCGGCGGTACCGAGCCCGCAGCGCCGGGCCACCTCCTCGACGGTCAGATCGCTGGTCTCCAGGAGCCGCCGAGCTTCGAGGAGGCGTTGGGCGGCGAGCCAGCGCAGCGGGGTGGTGCCCGTTTCGGCGACGAAGTGCCGGGCGAAGGTGCGAGGCGCGAAACCCGCCTCGCGAGCGAGGTCGGCGACGGTCAACGGCTCGGCCAGCCGATCGAGCGCCCACGCGCAGATCGCGGCCATCCCGACGCCGGTGGTCGGCACCGGGCGCTCCAAGAACTGCGCCTGGCCGCCGTCGCGGTGGGGCGCGACGACCAGGCGCCGCGCGACCCGAACCGCGGCCTGCGAGCCGTAGTCGGTCCGCACCAGGTGCAGGCAGAGATCGATGCCGGCGGCGAGACCGGCACTGGTCAGCACGTTCCCGTTATCGACGTACAGCGGGTCGGGATCGACGTCGACGGCCGGATAGCGGGTGGCCAGATCGGCCGTATCCATCCAGTGCGTGGTCGCCCGGCGACCGTCCAGTAGGCCGGCGGCGGCCAGCGCGAAAGCTCCCGTGCACACCGAGACGACCCGCGCGCCACGCTGGGCGGCGGCGCGCAGCGCGTCGAGCACCGCCGGCGTCGGCTCATCCAGCGGCACGTAACCCGGCACGACGACGGTGTCGGCTGTGGCGAGGGCGTCCAGCCCCAACGGGACATGTATGTCCCAACCGCTGGTGGAGGGCACCCGCCCAGGCGTCTCGGCGCAGGTGGCGAACGAGTAGTGGTCCCGATCGCTGAAGACCTCGGCCGGGATCGTCAGATCGAACGTGACCACGTCGGGCAGAACCAGGGCCATGACACGATGCATGGCAGCATTCTTACGTAGAGAGGCATTCCTGCTACTCGTGGCGGGCGCCGACGTGGAGCAGCCTGGTGGATCGAGCGCCGGCCTCGCTTGGCGAGGTCGGCGCGCGCGACGAACCATGGAAAGGACCTCTCGTGAAACCACGGAAAAGGCTCGCGATCATTGCCGGCGCGGTGTTGACGTCTACCTGGATCGTGACCAGCGCTACCCCGGCCGGCGCTTCCGGCCCCTGTGGGAACGGCTATGGCAGGGTGGGTGTCTACAAGATCCCGGAGAACGGCGACAGAATGGGCACGTTGGAGGTCTATTACAACTCGCGCACCGGGAAGAACTGCGCCCTCGCGTACGGCTACGGCGCCACCTACGGCTCCCACGCGTGGAAGATGGTGGGGATCAGCCGAAGCGGAGCGACCCGGTATGCCGACCAGGACAGCGGTAACTACACGACCTACGCGGGCCCGGTCTACGTCTCCGCACGCGACACGTGCATCAACGTGAACGCGAGCATTCACTTCAAGAACAAGTTCTACAAGCGGAGCCTTACCAGCGCGCACTGCGACTAGTGATTCATCAGCACTCGCAACGCGAAGGTGAGTGCGCAGCCAGCCGTTGAACCTCGTCGGCCACCGTGGGCGCAGGCCCGCCTGCCGTCCGTGATGCTCACCCTCATGAGACGTCGGGACACCTTTGGAGCCGGGCGTCGACGAACCTGGGGGGGTCGTCTTCGACGCAGAGATGTTCAAGGCGGGTTGGCCGCGACGATCGTGGTGTGGACGGCGGGCGAGGTCGTCATGGTGGGCAGCGCTCGGCCATCGTCGCCTCGCTCGCCCCGGCGCACCTGCGGGGTGCTATCGGGGCTGTCCGGCTTCGCCTGGTCGGCGGCGACCGTGCCGGCGCCGCCGATCGGCGGCCCGCTGGTCTGGTCTCCGCCGCGGCCATGCTGGCGTTCGCCTCGGCGATCAGGCGGCGGGTGGCCCTAGTTACCGTCAGTGTGACGATAAAAAGCGGGCCGTACTACCCTGATCCACGTGGCACACCTGCGCATTGCCCTAGCACAGACCAACCCGGTCGTCGGCGACCTGGCGGCCAACTCCGCCAAGCTGCTGGACT
This window of the Nonomuraea africana genome carries:
- a CDS encoding DJ-1/PfpI family protein encodes the protein MHRVMALVLPDVVTFDLTIPAEVFSDRDHYSFATCAETPGRVPSTSGWDIHVPLGLDALATADTVVVPGYVPLDEPTPAVLDALRAAAQRGARVVSVCTGAFALAAAGLLDGRRATTHWMDTADLATRYPAVDVDPDPLYVDNGNVLTSAGLAAGIDLCLHLVRTDYGSQAAVRVARRLVVAPHRDGGQAQFLERPVPTTGVGMAAICAWALDRLAEPLTVADLAREAGFAPRTFARHFVAETGTTPLRWLAAQRLLEARRLLETSDLTVEEVARRCGLGTAANLRLHLSRDASTTPTAYRRTYRGRPRT
- a CDS encoding transposase, giving the protein MGRGDLTAAQWAVLEPLLPAGKKPGRPPKWTKRQLIDGIR
- a CDS encoding DUF6924 domain-containing protein, which codes for MERGRQMRAIATELYSIEANLSIGNMDFADAMDEEGIFRGF
- a CDS encoding cupin, encoding MIFLDARSYTAERPWGALDVTEIDDATVRLHWTDQPYVWHINDGPEVFVVLDGAVDMHYRRDGEEHVERLTPGRICYAQPGDEHVAHPAPEARILVIERKGSI